In Gammaproteobacteria bacterium (ex Lamellibrachia satsuma), a single genomic region encodes these proteins:
- the hflD gene encoding high frequency lysogenization protein HflD, giving the protein MTYNIEDRTLALAGIFQAATLVQQIGQRGMADSEIMNRSIHSLFETDAGTVSDVFGGINGVAFGLREVYRQLSGEAKRDAEVTGYLLALIQLERKLSKLPERLTKIRQGIDLTTTRLAHFPEMHSNILASLAEIYAENVSTLQPRIMVQGEAVYLQNPDNVNRIRSLLLAGIRSAMLWHQTGGRRMQIAFGRKNYLTTAKKLLDKST; this is encoded by the coding sequence GTGACATACAACATAGAGGACCGTACCCTGGCACTTGCCGGCATCTTCCAGGCAGCCACACTGGTACAGCAGATTGGGCAGCGGGGAATGGCGGATTCGGAGATTATGAACCGCAGTATCCACAGTCTGTTCGAGACAGATGCAGGGACTGTTTCCGATGTTTTCGGCGGCATCAATGGCGTTGCCTTCGGCCTGCGCGAGGTTTACCGTCAACTGAGTGGTGAAGCCAAAAGGGATGCAGAAGTCACCGGGTATCTGCTCGCCCTGATTCAACTCGAACGCAAGCTCTCAAAGCTGCCGGAACGGTTGACGAAAATCCGCCAGGGTATCGATTTGACCACAACCCGCCTGGCACATTTCCCCGAGATGCACTCCAATATTCTCGCCTCTCTGGCGGAGATATATGCCGAGAACGTCAGCACTCTGCAACCAAGAATCATGGTTCAGGGGGAAGCAGTGTATCTACAGAACCCTGATAATGTGAATCGTATCCGCTCCCTGTTGCTCGCGGGCATCCGCTCCGCCATGTTGTGGCATCAAACCGGTGGACGCAGGATGCAAATCGCGTTCGGAAGGAAAAATTATCTGACCACCGCAAAAAAATTGTTGGATAAGTCCACATGA
- the mnmA gene encoding tRNA 2-thiouridine(34) synthase MnmA, with the protein MSGDRGLVVVGLSGGVDSSVAALLLKEQGYRVEGLFMKNWEEDDDAEYCSAAEDLKDARDVAAILDIPLHSVNFSAEYWDRVFAYFLDEYRTGRTPNPDVLCNREIKFKAFLDYALESLGAERIATGHYARLGQHMGEYQLQRAADEGKDQTYFLYMLSQTQLSRTLFPLGDLQKEEVRRVAGKAGFPNHKKKDSTGICFIGERKFREFLSRYLPANPGRIEDPEGVTLGNHQGLMYYTLGQRQGLGIGGRKNSAEAPWFVVAKDLQRNVLIAAQGHNHPMLMSGGALATQLHWVSGKAPQFPLFCKARLRHRQSLQDCEVLFRPGNTCEVVFDEPQRAATPGQSIVFYRDGDCLGGGIIESSYPSGEAYPP; encoded by the coding sequence ATGAGTGGTGACCGGGGCCTGGTCGTTGTCGGCCTGTCCGGTGGCGTCGATTCATCCGTCGCGGCCCTGCTTCTGAAAGAACAGGGTTACCGGGTCGAAGGCCTGTTCATGAAGAACTGGGAGGAGGATGACGACGCTGAGTACTGCTCCGCGGCAGAAGACCTCAAGGATGCCCGGGATGTGGCAGCCATACTCGACATTCCGCTGCACAGCGTAAATTTCTCTGCTGAATATTGGGATCGGGTATTCGCCTATTTTCTCGATGAGTACCGCACAGGACGAACACCCAACCCCGACGTGCTCTGCAACCGGGAGATAAAGTTCAAGGCCTTTCTCGACTATGCACTGGAGTCTCTGGGCGCGGAACGCATCGCTACGGGGCACTATGCACGACTGGGACAGCACATGGGAGAATATCAGCTTCAGCGAGCGGCAGACGAAGGCAAGGATCAGACCTACTTTCTCTATATGCTGAGTCAGACACAACTCTCCCGCACCCTCTTCCCGCTGGGTGATCTGCAGAAGGAGGAAGTGAGAAGAGTTGCCGGGAAAGCCGGTTTTCCCAATCATAAAAAAAAGGACAGCACCGGCATCTGTTTCATCGGGGAGCGAAAATTTCGTGAGTTTCTCAGTCGATATCTGCCGGCTAATCCGGGTCGTATCGAAGATCCTGAAGGTGTGACCCTCGGAAATCATCAGGGATTGATGTACTACACCCTGGGACAAAGGCAAGGTCTGGGTATCGGCGGCCGGAAGAATAGTGCTGAGGCTCCCTGGTTCGTTGTGGCAAAGGATCTGCAACGAAACGTATTGATAGCAGCACAGGGCCACAACCATCCCATGCTGATGAGTGGAGGAGCCCTCGCAACCCAGCTGCACTGGGTCTCCGGCAAGGCACCCCAATTTCCCTTGTTTTGTAAAGCTCGACTGCGGCACCGTCAGTCCCTGCAGGATTGTGAAGTCCTTTTTCGACCGGGGAACACCTGTGAAGTCGTATTCGACGAACCCCAGCGGGCCGCGACACCCGGCCAATCAATCGTATTCTATCGGGATGGCGACTGCCTCGGCGGGGGCATTATCGAATCCTCATACCCCTCTGGAGAGGCTTACCCACCGTGA
- the purB gene encoding adenylosuccinate lyase, with product MDLSTLTAVSPVDGRYGSKSADLRPIFSEFGLIRHRVLVEVRWLQALADHDSIAEVPLLSEHANNILDGIVERFSEEDAQRVKNIERTTNHDVKAVEYFLKEKIAGNNELEAISEFIHFACTSEDINNLSHALMLREGRGQVLLPQMDEVINAIRSLAHELADQPMLCRTHGQPASPSTMGKEMANVVYRLHRQREQIANLQMLGKINGAVGNYNAHLSAYPEVDWPGFAKNFIESLGLDWNPYTIQIEPHDYIAELFDATARFNTILIDFCRDAWSYISLGYFKQKTIAGEVGSSTMPHKVNPIDFENGEGNLGIANALFGHLATKLPISRWQRDLTDSTVLRNLGVGIAHTSIALQSIMRGISKLEANGEAMLQDLDGNWEVLAEPIQTVMRRYGIEKPYEKLKELTRGQRITPEDLQRFIEGLEIPEEAKVSLKNMTPMSYIGNAVQQAEKI from the coding sequence ATGGATCTCTCCACACTTACCGCAGTCTCCCCGGTGGACGGGCGTTATGGCAGCAAGAGCGCCGATTTGCGCCCAATCTTCAGCGAATTCGGCCTGATCAGGCATCGGGTGCTGGTGGAGGTTCGCTGGCTGCAGGCGTTGGCAGACCACGACAGCATTGCCGAAGTCCCCCTGCTCAGCGAACACGCAAACAATATTCTCGATGGGATCGTCGAAAGATTCAGCGAAGAGGATGCCCAGCGGGTCAAGAATATCGAGCGCACCACCAACCACGACGTCAAGGCGGTGGAGTATTTCCTGAAGGAGAAGATTGCCGGCAACAATGAGCTGGAAGCGATCAGCGAGTTTATCCATTTCGCCTGCACTTCCGAGGACATCAACAACCTCTCTCACGCCCTGATGTTGCGTGAGGGTCGTGGACAGGTCCTGCTGCCCCAGATGGATGAGGTAATCAATGCCATCCGCTCCCTGGCTCATGAACTGGCGGACCAGCCGATGCTCTGCCGCACCCACGGTCAGCCAGCCTCACCGTCCACCATGGGCAAAGAGATGGCCAACGTGGTCTACCGCCTACATCGCCAGCGTGAACAGATCGCCAACCTGCAGATGCTGGGCAAGATCAATGGGGCCGTGGGCAACTACAACGCCCACCTCTCTGCCTATCCGGAGGTCGACTGGCCCGGTTTTGCCAAAAACTTCATTGAATCCCTGGGATTGGACTGGAACCCCTATACCATCCAGATCGAGCCCCACGACTATATCGCGGAACTGTTCGATGCCACCGCCCGGTTCAACACTATCCTGATCGATTTCTGCCGGGATGCCTGGAGTTATATCTCGCTGGGTTATTTCAAGCAGAAAACCATCGCCGGTGAAGTCGGTTCATCCACCATGCCGCACAAGGTCAATCCCATCGATTTCGAAAACGGCGAGGGTAACCTGGGCATCGCCAATGCGCTTTTCGGCCACTTGGCCACCAAACTGCCGATCTCCCGCTGGCAGCGCGACCTTACGGACTCCACCGTGCTGCGCAATCTGGGTGTCGGCATCGCCCATACCAGCATCGCCCTGCAGTCCATCATGCGCGGTATCAGCAAGCTCGAGGCCAATGGCGAAGCTATGCTGCAGGATCTGGACGGCAACTGGGAGGTGCTTGCGGAGCCGATACAGACTGTGATGCGCCGCTACGGTATCGAAAAGCCCTATGAAAAACTCAAGGAATTGACCCGTGGACAGCGTATTACGCCAGAGGATCTACAGCGCTTTATTGAGGGGCTTGAGATTCCCGAGGAGGCCAAGGTCTCACTGAAAAACATGACCCCGATGAGCTACATCGGCAATGCGGTTCAGCAGGCAGAAAAAATATGA